The following coding sequences are from one uncultured Desulfobacter sp. window:
- a CDS encoding cytochrome c peroxidase has protein sequence MQAHALFGKLPSTMPGSEKDTPSMIALGKKLYFEKNISINKTQSCNSCHPIDNKGAGADNLKTGKGAEGKFGDRNDPSTMNAGFQIAQFWDGRAVTLENQAQGPPLNPIEMGMPNAEAVAERLKSIKNYPSDFKKAFPGEKDPVTFDNFSKAVAAFERTLITHGRLDRFMDGDKQALTGQEMEGMRTFINVGCVQCHSGPNLGGMTFQKMGVFHKYTNDEDTGRFKVTNLESDKYVFKVPMLRNVTLTAPYFHDGGAGSLAEAVDQMGYLQLDKKLNDAEINNTLRFLTTLADAERTTAPPIKVKASSTAWAAPLMKDLPQGDDGDLIRYGALLLTDTYSQLGAGVKDEKMRFSGNTLNCTSCHQDNGTKQFGLPWMGVSQMYPQYRGREDKVAGLEERINGCFERSMNGKAIALDSRGMKAMVAYINWLSKDLSKDVYGLATPKFEGPNRKADVKKGEEVYNRFCMSCHGENGNGYQSMSAGDSGSYVAPALWGENSYNNGAGMNRLLTNAAFIHSNMPLGTVWNHPAIINEDTYDVAAYLSSQERPQMGGLEKDYPKLEKKALDCPYPPYADNFSQQQHQYGPFQPIKKASKNK, from the coding sequence ATGCAGGCGCATGCGCTTTTCGGCAAACTTCCCTCGACCATGCCCGGCAGTGAGAAAGACACGCCCTCCATGATTGCATTGGGGAAAAAACTCTATTTTGAGAAAAACATTTCGATTAACAAAACCCAATCCTGCAACTCCTGCCATCCTATTGACAACAAAGGTGCAGGCGCTGACAATCTCAAGACAGGCAAAGGCGCGGAAGGAAAATTCGGCGACCGCAACGATCCATCAACCATGAATGCCGGTTTTCAGATTGCTCAGTTCTGGGACGGCCGCGCGGTCACTCTGGAAAATCAGGCCCAAGGTCCCCCACTCAATCCTATTGAAATGGGTATGCCCAATGCCGAAGCTGTGGCCGAACGGCTGAAAAGCATAAAAAATTACCCCTCTGATTTCAAAAAAGCTTTTCCTGGCGAGAAAGACCCCGTGACTTTCGACAACTTTTCCAAGGCGGTTGCCGCCTTTGAACGAACACTGATTACCCATGGCAGATTGGATCGTTTTATGGACGGGGACAAACAGGCCCTCACCGGGCAGGAAATGGAAGGGATGCGCACCTTTATCAATGTCGGCTGTGTGCAGTGCCACAGCGGCCCCAACCTGGGTGGGATGACCTTCCAGAAAATGGGCGTGTTCCATAAATACACCAACGACGAGGATACCGGACGATTTAAGGTCACCAACCTGGAAAGTGATAAATATGTCTTCAAGGTTCCGATGTTGCGCAATGTCACCCTTACCGCCCCCTATTTCCATGACGGCGGGGCAGGCAGTCTGGCAGAGGCAGTGGATCAGATGGGATATCTGCAGTTAGATAAGAAACTGAATGACGCAGAAATCAACAATACTCTCAGATTTTTGACCACCCTGGCCGATGCGGAGCGTACCACCGCGCCGCCAATAAAGGTAAAAGCATCTTCTACTGCCTGGGCAGCACCGTTAATGAAGGATCTTCCCCAGGGAGACGACGGTGATCTTATCCGTTACGGTGCATTGCTTTTGACCGATACATATTCTCAGCTCGGCGCTGGCGTAAAGGATGAAAAAATGCGTTTTTCGGGAAATACCCTGAACTGCACGAGCTGTCACCAGGATAACGGCACCAAGCAGTTCGGACTTCCCTGGATGGGGGTTAGCCAGATGTACCCTCAATACCGAGGCCGAGAAGACAAGGTGGCTGGGCTTGAGGAGCGGATTAACGGTTGTTTCGAACGCAGCATGAACGGCAAGGCGATAGCACTCGACAGCAGGGGAATGAAGGCAATGGTCGCCTATATAAACTGGTTGTCAAAAGACCTGTCCAAGGATGTTTATGGTCTGGCAACACCCAAATTCGAAGGTCCGAACCGCAAGGCCGATGTGAAAAAAGGCGAAGAGGTGTACAATCGATTCTGCATGTCATGCCATGGTGAAAACGGGAACGGTTATCAGTCGATGTCGGCCGGAGATTCGGGCAGCTATGTCGCCCCGGCGTTGTGGGGAGAGAACAGCTATAACAACGGCGCGGGAATGAACCGGTTGCTGACCAACGCCGCGTTTATTCACAGCAACATGCCATTGGGAACGGTGTGGAACCATCCGGCAATCATCAATGAAGACACCTACGATGTCGCCGCTTATCTCAGTTCCCAGGAACGTCCGCAGATGGGCGGACTGGAGAAAGACTATCCGAAACTGGAGAAAAAAGCGCTGGACTGCCCGTATCCTCCCTATGCTGATAATTTTTCACAGCAACAGCATCAATACGGCCCATTTCAGCCAATAAAAAAGGCGTCGAAAAATAAATAA
- a CDS encoding NAD-binding protein has product MRTVFIGAGEVSVETAKALTTKGQEVIIIETDKAKIDELSEEMDCSFLQGDGSRPDILREVNPEQTDFLFCLTNSDQANVIASLVGRSLGFKRVVTSIHHEQFEVICHELGLKDTIIPSRTISRYLADMVGGSENVELSTVLKNEARFFTFTAKQEDAVVIKELKLPAEARVVCYYREDKFAHADEETTLHTGDEIVILTHSKNLGELEKRWQPKQRDETLSDSAFSKKNKQK; this is encoded by the coding sequence ATGAGAACTGTGTTTATTGGAGCCGGCGAAGTCAGCGTTGAAACCGCTAAGGCACTCACCACTAAAGGCCAAGAAGTCATCATCATCGAGACCGACAAGGCCAAAATAGACGAATTGTCCGAAGAGATGGACTGCAGCTTTCTGCAAGGTGATGGCAGCCGCCCCGACATCCTGCGTGAAGTGAATCCCGAACAGACCGACTTCCTGTTCTGTTTGACCAATAGCGACCAGGCCAACGTCATTGCCAGCCTCGTGGGCCGATCCCTCGGATTCAAGCGGGTCGTGACGAGCATTCATCATGAGCAATTCGAGGTCATCTGCCACGAGTTGGGGTTGAAGGATACGATCATCCCATCCCGCACGATCAGCCGTTATCTGGCGGATATGGTCGGCGGCAGTGAAAACGTCGAGTTGTCCACGGTCCTCAAAAACGAGGCCCGGTTTTTCACCTTCACCGCCAAGCAAGAAGATGCTGTCGTGATCAAAGAGCTAAAGCTGCCCGCGGAAGCCCGCGTCGTTTGCTATTATCGGGAAGACAAGTTCGCCCATGCCGATGAAGAGACCACGCTGCACACAGGCGACGAGATCGTGATTCTGACACACAGCAAAAACTTGGGTGAATTGGAAAAGCGCTGGCAGCCAAAACAACGGGATGAGACGCTGTCGGATTCGGCCTTCAGCAAGAAGAACAAGCAGAAGTGA
- a CDS encoding AAA family ATPase, which translates to MNNKTPQTLLPKAAATSIFEMSGAEFEPDIAAKMWSKILNHKWILSEKVGRDVGLRTACIDFLENMEQAHDEYRTYKHKDILMEMGAQTFSREMWDTIADSQPPKQLVQRRIILPLTEETLAQKHGVVHPRAIIFFGPPGTGKTHFVKAIAGVLSWWYIEILPSMLMVDGVEKVGANLREVMQKAGNLDKVVLFVDEFEEIAGSRDRADRIDKSITNEFLKQIPLLKNQKNKILLVCATNYIRQLDAAMLRPGRFDCVIPVGGLDRQGRTTILEYYIAKLNTGQINMDQLIEMTSGLTPADIQYLFDQVAYFAFEQEIIDKKDYRVSTDTFIQIMSKVPPSLSQEVIEEFEKDRITYSRV; encoded by the coding sequence ATGAACAATAAGACACCGCAAACTCTTTTACCGAAAGCCGCTGCGACCAGTATCTTTGAAATGAGCGGAGCTGAGTTTGAGCCGGATATTGCTGCTAAAATGTGGTCTAAAATATTAAATCATAAGTGGATTCTTTCTGAAAAAGTCGGCCGGGACGTCGGTTTACGGACAGCCTGCATTGATTTTTTAGAAAATATGGAACAGGCTCATGATGAATACAGGACCTATAAACACAAAGATATCCTCATGGAGATGGGAGCACAGACTTTCAGCAGGGAAATGTGGGATACCATAGCCGACTCTCAGCCCCCAAAGCAACTGGTGCAGCGCAGAATAATTCTGCCCCTGACAGAGGAAACCCTTGCACAAAAGCATGGCGTTGTTCATCCCAGAGCAATCATATTTTTCGGACCTCCAGGCACAGGAAAGACTCATTTTGTAAAGGCCATAGCAGGTGTCTTGTCCTGGTGGTACATTGAGATTCTACCGAGCATGCTTATGGTGGATGGCGTTGAAAAAGTCGGGGCAAATCTGCGTGAAGTCATGCAAAAGGCGGGAAATCTTGATAAAGTTGTCCTTTTTGTAGATGAATTCGAAGAAATCGCCGGCAGCCGTGACAGGGCAGACAGGATTGATAAGTCCATTACTAACGAATTTTTAAAACAGATTCCCCTGCTCAAGAATCAAAAAAACAAAATACTCCTGGTTTGCGCCACTAATTATATCCGGCAGCTGGATGCTGCTATGCTCAGACCTGGAAGGTTTGACTGTGTTATTCCGGTTGGCGGATTGGATAGGCAAGGAAGGACAACCATCCTTGAATATTATATTGCAAAGCTTAATACCGGGCAAATCAATATGGATCAACTTATTGAAATGACATCCGGGCTCACCCCTGCTGACATCCAGTATCTTTTCGATCAGGTGGCATATTTTGCATTTGAGCAGGAGATTATTGATAAAAAGGACTACCGGGTGAGCACAGATACATTCATTCAAATAATGTCAAAAGTTCCCCCCTCTCTGAGCCAAGAAGTAATTGAAGAATTTGAAAAAGACAGGATTACCTATTCACGGGTGTAA
- the hflK gene encoding FtsH protease activity modulator HflK — MNEENAPPGVSKPAVNDVLKEILQQFNRFKGGPILILVVGVMVVVLWTSWFTVQPEETGIVQRFGKVMRTAGPGLHFKLPYGIETVRLLPTARVLKEEFGFRTVSVSTVPGQKTRYDSRGNYKDESLMLTGDLNVIDVRWIVQYRIEDPIRYLFQVRDTSKTIRDTTEAVMRRAVGNRLGSDVLTTGRVAVASEAKNEIQKILTTYKSGVRLVTVELQDVTPPDTVKPAFNEVNESRQDKEQTINKAQEQANREIPKARGVATQSISEAEGYALERVNRAKGEANRFEAILGQYEQAPQVTRRRLYLEAMTGFLSDMKGLYIVDKDQKAMVPWLPLESSGQPTAQGRQP, encoded by the coding sequence ATGAATGAAGAGAATGCCCCACCGGGGGTATCCAAACCGGCGGTGAATGATGTGTTAAAGGAAATTTTACAGCAGTTTAATAGATTCAAAGGCGGTCCGATCCTCATCCTTGTCGTTGGCGTGATGGTGGTGGTTTTATGGACTTCATGGTTCACCGTCCAACCTGAGGAGACAGGGATTGTACAGCGCTTCGGCAAGGTCATGCGCACAGCCGGCCCGGGATTGCATTTCAAATTGCCTTATGGTATCGAAACGGTCCGTCTGCTGCCCACGGCTCGCGTGCTCAAAGAAGAGTTCGGGTTTCGGACGGTCTCGGTTTCCACCGTTCCCGGTCAAAAAACCCGTTATGATTCACGCGGCAACTACAAGGACGAGTCACTGATGCTCACCGGGGATTTGAATGTCATTGACGTTCGGTGGATCGTCCAGTACCGCATCGAAGACCCGATCCGCTACCTGTTCCAGGTCCGCGACACTTCAAAAACAATTCGCGACACTACCGAGGCGGTCATGCGCCGCGCGGTCGGCAACCGTCTGGGCAGCGATGTACTGACCACCGGACGGGTAGCGGTGGCCAGTGAAGCTAAAAACGAAATTCAGAAAATTCTGACAACCTATAAGTCAGGCGTACGTCTGGTTACTGTAGAACTTCAGGATGTGACTCCTCCAGATACCGTAAAACCCGCTTTCAATGAAGTCAATGAGTCGCGTCAGGACAAAGAGCAAACGATCAATAAAGCCCAGGAACAGGCCAACCGGGAAATCCCCAAAGCCCGAGGCGTGGCGACCCAAAGTATCAGTGAGGCCGAAGGTTACGCACTGGAACGCGTAAACCGGGCCAAAGGTGAGGCCAATCGTTTTGAGGCCATTTTAGGACAATACGAACAGGCGCCGCAGGTTACACGCCGGCGGTTGTATCTTGAAGCCATGACCGGTTTTTTGTCAGACATGAAAGGACTTTATATCGTGGATAAGGACCAGAAGGCCATGGTGCCCTGGCTCCCATTGGAATCCAGTGGACAACCAACCGCACAAGGGAGGCAACCATGA
- a CDS encoding SPFH domain-containing protein, which translates to MKLPFVQEVRRFEKRLLVWDGDPNQVPTKGREFIWVDTTARWRIADAKKFLENVASEKGAQSRLNDILDSVVRDQVSSSELVELVRSASWEVLEGEALKEIPKEREEELKREIARGREEITRTILTEAQKIIPQHGIELVDVRIKRLDYVESVREKVYERMISELKSTSCIMVTILCTM; encoded by the coding sequence ATGAAACTGCCCTTTGTGCAGGAGGTCCGGCGATTCGAAAAGCGTCTGCTGGTCTGGGACGGAGACCCGAACCAGGTTCCCACCAAGGGGCGCGAGTTCATTTGGGTGGATACCACCGCCCGATGGCGGATTGCCGATGCGAAAAAATTTTTGGAGAATGTGGCCAGCGAAAAAGGGGCCCAGTCGCGTCTGAACGATATTCTCGATTCGGTGGTACGCGACCAGGTGTCAAGCAGCGAACTCGTTGAACTCGTGCGCAGCGCATCGTGGGAAGTGCTCGAGGGCGAGGCCCTGAAGGAGATACCAAAGGAGCGCGAAGAGGAACTTAAAAGGGAGATTGCCCGGGGCAGGGAGGAGATCACCCGAACAATACTGACTGAAGCACAGAAGATCATCCCGCAACACGGTATTGAACTTGTGGATGTTCGTATCAAGCGCCTTGACTACGTTGAAAGCGTCCGTGAAAAGGTCTATGAGCGCATGATTTCCGAATTAAAATCAACATCATGCATAATGGTAACAATTTTATGCACCATGTGA
- a CDS encoding potassium transporter TrkG, producing MGKQAIELSYAVRLRVVFKYFGQLSLVLAALSLVPLVMSVIFRDTPVSLRYGIVIVGLSASGFGLARLRAPSRVQVNEGMVLVALMFIFTPLVMSYPMMGSGLDFLDAFFEAVSGVTTTGLSTKATLAGAPQTFLFARAWMQWYGGLGVVVFSLALIMQPGLVAKGLAATAAETDDLVGGTRAYARRALKVYGGLTALGIIGSLAVGVGFLDAVLYTFAAVSTGGFAPNDGSLATFGRPAQLWITLLCLAGAIPLAFYYRLFKEKRRVAVDFLQLQAVIIASLVVSLAVGATMWLSAGMAWPQVLHHAPLLAISAQTTAGFSSMPCAQLDGGSKLVLIFSMLVGGGAGSTAGGFKLLRLLIVASVFRLILLRTGLSKHAVIEPRLAGRRLTDDEIHAALLLIVMFVAVVVFSWLPFVAMGYSPLDSLFEVVSATGTAGLSVGLTSAKLPALLKGILCVDMLMGRLEIIAWLVMFYPGTWFGRRMEGT from the coding sequence GTGGGCAAACAAGCAATTGAACTCAGCTACGCTGTCCGGCTTCGTGTGGTCTTCAAGTATTTCGGTCAACTGAGCCTCGTGCTCGCCGCACTGTCGCTTGTACCGCTGGTGATGTCGGTTATTTTTCGTGACACACCAGTCAGCCTTCGGTATGGCATTGTGATCGTCGGGCTTTCAGCCTCCGGGTTCGGTTTGGCGCGACTGCGCGCCCCTTCAAGGGTGCAGGTCAATGAAGGCATGGTGTTGGTTGCACTGATGTTTATTTTCACTCCGCTCGTGATGTCTTATCCAATGATGGGCTCGGGGTTGGATTTCCTTGATGCCTTCTTCGAGGCCGTCTCCGGCGTCACGACCACGGGTCTGAGCACGAAGGCGACGCTTGCTGGCGCGCCGCAGACGTTTCTTTTTGCCCGCGCCTGGATGCAGTGGTACGGTGGTCTGGGCGTTGTTGTATTTTCACTGGCGCTCATTATGCAACCAGGTCTGGTGGCCAAAGGCCTGGCTGCAACAGCGGCCGAAACAGATGATTTGGTCGGTGGCACACGGGCATACGCACGGCGAGCCCTGAAAGTCTATGGCGGTTTGACCGCCCTCGGCATCATCGGCTCCCTGGCGGTGGGAGTCGGGTTCTTGGACGCGGTGCTGTATACATTTGCGGCAGTCTCTACCGGGGGCTTTGCCCCGAATGACGGCAGTCTCGCGACGTTCGGCAGACCCGCACAGCTGTGGATTACCCTGCTCTGCCTCGCCGGTGCGATCCCGCTGGCGTTCTATTACCGATTATTTAAGGAGAAGCGGCGCGTTGCAGTGGACTTTCTGCAACTCCAGGCCGTCATAATCGCTTCTCTGGTCGTTTCGCTGGCAGTGGGTGCCACCATGTGGCTGAGCGCCGGCATGGCCTGGCCGCAAGTGCTCCACCACGCGCCCTTGCTGGCCATTTCCGCGCAGACAACTGCTGGATTTTCCTCGATGCCGTGTGCACAACTTGATGGGGGCTCGAAGCTGGTCCTGATTTTTTCGATGCTTGTGGGCGGAGGCGCAGGGTCGACCGCGGGCGGATTCAAACTGCTGCGGCTGTTGATCGTGGCGAGTGTGTTTCGGCTGATCCTCCTTCGGACCGGCCTGTCGAAACACGCGGTCATCGAGCCCCGGTTGGCTGGCCGTCGACTGACAGATGACGAGATCCACGCGGCCCTTCTCCTCATTGTGATGTTCGTCGCCGTCGTCGTGTTCTCCTGGCTTCCCTTTGTTGCAATGGGATACAGCCCGCTCGACTCCTTGTTTGAAGTGGTTTCGGCCACGGGAACGGCAGGGCTTTCTGTGGGGCTGACGAGTGCAAAGCTGCCCGCACTGCTTAAGGGGATTTTGTGTGTTGACATGCTGATGGGAAGACTTGAAATCATCGCGTGGCTTGTGATGTTTTACCCTGGGACCTGGTTTGGCAGGAGAATGGAGGGAACATGA
- a CDS encoding HAD hydrolase family protein, whose protein sequence is MFSIGATGSSKRKEKKKWDPDFIKRKKIKSILDTFIPEFSVRLGGTTSIDVTKPGIDKAYGIGKLKDILGIAIDEMIFIGDALFPGGNDYPAKEAGVVSIQVRDPNESKRVIETIIACLDG, encoded by the coding sequence ATTTTCAGCATTGGGGCAACAGGCTCCTCTAAAAGAAAAGAAAAGAAAAAATGGGATCCTGATTTCATCAAGCGGAAAAAGATCAAATCAATCCTTGACACGTTTATTCCAGAGTTTTCAGTACGCCTGGGTGGCACCACATCCATTGATGTCACAAAGCCTGGGATTGATAAAGCATATGGAATTGGAAAACTTAAGGACATCCTCGGCATTGCCATTGATGAGATGATTTTTATCGGGGACGCCTTGTTCCCCGGCGGGAACGACTATCCGGCCAAAGAAGCAGGGGTTGTTTCCATCCAGGTCAGGGATCCCAATGAGTCGAAACGGGTGATTGAAACGATCATCGCTTGTTTGGATGGCTGA
- the hflC gene encoding protease modulator HflC, with the protein MKFTLKAVTVAIAMAIVIVLYGGLYTLEEGLQAIVVQFGRPVGEPVTEAGLHMKLPFVQEVRRFEKRLLVWDGDPNQVPTKGREFIWVDTTARWRIADAKKFLENVASEKGAQSRLNDILDSVVRDQVSSSELVELVRSASWEVPEGEALKEIPKEREEELKREIARGREEITRTILTEAQKIIPQYGIELVDVRIKRLDYVESVREKVYERMISERKRIAAQFRSEGEGRSAEILGTMEKELRQIRSTAYRQVQEVQGKADAEATQIYGHAYNKNPEFYAFLRTLESYKEKTNKNSVLILTTDSDFYQYIKQASPGGKNRGFPSKETSRTETKN; encoded by the coding sequence ATGAAGTTTACTTTGAAAGCAGTAACCGTCGCAATAGCGATGGCGATCGTTATAGTACTCTATGGCGGTCTATATACATTGGAAGAGGGGTTGCAGGCCATTGTCGTGCAGTTTGGCCGGCCTGTTGGGGAACCGGTGACCGAGGCTGGGCTGCACATGAAACTGCCCTTTGTGCAGGAGGTCCGGCGATTCGAAAAGCGTCTGCTGGTCTGGGACGGAGATCCGAACCAGGTTCCCACCAAGGGGCGCGAGTTCATTTGGGTGGATACCACCGCCCGATGGCGGATTGCCGATGCGAAAAAATTTCTGGAGAATGTAGCCAGCGAAAAAGGGGCCCAGTCGCGTCTGAACGATATTCTCGATTCGGTGGTACGCGACCAGGTGTCAAGCAGCGAACTCGTTGAACTCGTGCGCAGCGCATCGTGGGAAGTGCCCGAGGGCGAGGCCCTGAAGGAGATACCAAAGGAGCGCGAAGAGGAACTTAAAAGGGAGATTGCCCGGGGCAGGGAGGAGATCACCCGAACAATACTGACTGAAGCACAGAAGATCATCCCGCAATACGGTATTGAACTTGTGGATGTTCGTATCAAGCGACTTGACTACGTTGAAAGCGTCCGTGAAAAGGTCTATGAGCGCATGATTTCCGAGCGTAAGCGCATTGCAGCACAGTTCCGTTCCGAAGGCGAGGGACGCAGCGCCGAGATCCTCGGCACAATGGAAAAAGAGCTACGCCAGATTCGCTCAACAGCCTACCGCCAGGTGCAGGAGGTCCAAGGCAAAGCCGACGCTGAAGCGACGCAAATCTATGGCCACGCGTACAATAAAAATCCGGAATTCTACGCCTTTTTGCGCACCCTTGAAAGCTACAAGGAAAAAACGAATAAGAATTCAGTACTGATTCTCACCACGGACAGCGACTTCTATCAATATATCAAACAGGCGAGCCCAGGGGGAAAAAACCGGGGTTTTCCATCGAAAGAGACGTCAAGGACGGAGACAAAGAACTGA
- the tnpA gene encoding IS200/IS605 family transposase, translating to MNNDSSLSHSRWECKYHVVWIPKYRRKTLYGELRKYLGQVFKDLARSRECEIIEGHMMSDHVHMLISIPPKYSVAQVVGFIKGKSAIHIARNYLGHRRNFTGQQFWARGYHVSTVGRDEATIREYIRSQEKEDQRLEQLSLFK from the coding sequence ATGAATAACGATTCAAGCTTATCCCATAGCCGTTGGGAATGCAAATACCACGTTGTGTGGATTCCCAAATACCGTAGAAAGACTTTGTATGGAGAACTAAGGAAATATCTTGGACAAGTCTTTAAAGATTTGGCGCGTAGCAGGGAGTGTGAAATCATAGAAGGCCATATGATGTCAGATCATGTGCATATGTTGATCTCGATTCCTCCGAAATATTCGGTCGCGCAAGTCGTTGGGTTTATCAAGGGTAAAAGTGCGATCCATATAGCACGGAATTACCTGGGACATCGAAGAAATTTTACCGGGCAGCAATTTTGGGCCAGAGGTTATCATGTTTCAACCGTTGGTCGTGATGAGGCGACTATCCGGGAATATATCCGTTCTCAGGAGAAAGAGGATCAACGTTTAGAGCAACTGAGTTTGTTCAAATAG
- a CDS encoding class I fructose-bisphosphate aldolase, giving the protein MAIAAKQKGVLAADESNPTIKKRFDSIKVESTEENRRRYRLNGLARDGKYARAMEATG; this is encoded by the coding sequence ATAGCAATCGCCGCGAAACAGAAGGGTGTACTGGCGGCAGACGAAAGCAATCCCACGATCAAAAAGCGCTTCGATTCGATCAAGGTCGAGTCCACCGAAGAAAATCGTCGGCGGTACCGCTTAAACGGTCTGGCCCGGGACGGAAAGTATGCCCGGGCAATGGAAGCGACTGGATAA